A genome region from Sphingobium sp. CR2-8 includes the following:
- a CDS encoding cysteine dioxygenase: MSTAIAIDRPLAAAPDISRLRGFVTAFADLLAATRDEQAILESGRALLGRLIATDDWLPEPFARPNPDRYQQYLLHCDSRERFSVVSFVWGPGQSTPIHDHSVWGLVGMLRGVEKVERFRRLPDGALVEEGEEFLHEGAVDAVSPCIGDIHRVTNGLSDRPSVSIHVYGANIGAVERATYALDGTSKSFISGYANRVIPNLWDRSKTA; this comes from the coding sequence ATGAGCACAGCCATCGCCATCGACCGCCCGTTGGCGGCAGCGCCGGACATCAGCCGCCTGCGCGGCTTCGTCACCGCCTTTGCCGACCTTCTCGCCGCCACCCGCGACGAACAGGCGATATTGGAAAGCGGCCGCGCGCTGCTCGGCCGCCTGATCGCCACCGACGACTGGCTACCCGAGCCATTCGCCCGGCCCAATCCCGATCGCTACCAGCAATATCTGCTCCATTGCGACAGCCGCGAGCGGTTCAGCGTCGTCAGCTTCGTCTGGGGACCGGGCCAGTCCACCCCCATCCACGACCATAGCGTCTGGGGCCTGGTCGGCATGTTGCGCGGCGTCGAGAAGGTGGAGCGCTTCCGTCGCCTGCCCGACGGGGCGCTGGTCGAAGAGGGTGAGGAGTTTCTGCACGAAGGGGCGGTGGACGCCGTCTCCCCGTGCATCGGCGACATCCATCGCGTCACCAACGGCCTTTCGGACCGGCCGTCCGTCAGCATCCATGTCTATGGCGCCAATATCGGCGCGGTCGAGCGCGCGACCTACGCTCTCGACGGCACATCCAAAAGCTTCATCTCGGGTTACGCCAACCGCGTGATCCCCAACCTTTGGGACAGATCGAAAACCGCATGA
- a CDS encoding ABC transporter permease produces MAVLTINDSNGAPRVRPASTAQRFSISRFGGRWLSPVLLLLLWEAGSRIGLIPERTLAAPSAVLGTLLEMVISGELPSNLLVSFARVAVGLLIGVGLGLVLGLIAGLSRSGELAVDPLMQIKRTIPALALTPLFIVWFGIGETPKVALIAFGTIFPVYLNLYSGIRSVDLRLLDAAKSFGLSRWEQIWHVVLPSALPSLLVGLRYALSVSILVLVVAEQINASAGLGYLINNARDFMRTDIIVVCLMVYAILGLGADWLVRTVEARALIWRPSIVEQ; encoded by the coding sequence ATGGCGGTTTTGACGATCAATGACAGTAACGGCGCACCGCGAGTTCGCCCGGCGTCCACGGCGCAGCGTTTCTCCATTTCGCGCTTCGGTGGCCGCTGGCTTTCGCCGGTCCTGCTGCTGCTGCTGTGGGAAGCGGGGTCGCGCATCGGCCTGATCCCCGAACGGACGCTGGCTGCGCCGTCGGCCGTGCTGGGCACGCTGCTTGAAATGGTGATATCGGGCGAATTGCCCTCCAATCTGCTGGTGTCCTTCGCCCGTGTCGCGGTCGGTCTGCTCATCGGCGTGGGGCTGGGCCTGGTGCTGGGCCTGATCGCCGGCCTGTCCCGTTCCGGCGAACTGGCGGTCGATCCGCTGATGCAGATCAAGCGCACCATTCCTGCGTTGGCGCTCACCCCGCTCTTCATCGTCTGGTTCGGCATCGGTGAAACGCCCAAGGTCGCGCTGATCGCCTTCGGCACCATCTTCCCCGTCTATCTCAACCTCTACAGCGGCATCCGCAGCGTCGATTTGCGCCTGCTCGATGCGGCGAAAAGCTTCGGCCTCAGCCGCTGGGAGCAGATCTGGCACGTCGTGCTGCCCTCGGCCTTGCCCTCGCTGCTGGTCGGCCTGCGCTACGCCCTGTCGGTGTCGATCCTGGTGCTGGTGGTGGCGGAGCAGATCAACGCCTCGGCCGGCCTTGGCTACCTCATCAACAATGCTCGCGATTTCATGCGGACCGACATCATCGTCGTCTGCCTCATGGTCTACGCCATTCTCGGCCTTGGCGCCGACTGGCTGGTCCGCACGGTCGAAGCCCGCGCCCTGATCTGGCGCCCCAGCATAGTGGAGCAATAA
- a CDS encoding TonB-dependent receptor plug domain-containing protein, with the protein MKTVARYLSSTALAAVAFGVAPAAAQTAIAPQVAADAAADAGTIIVTGVRGAPRTVAESPAPIDVVGADKLQATGSAEFGEALSKLLPSLNFGSTHAGVFSIGRPVTNRGLAPAYTLVLVNGKRRHNGAFLSNSTADTSGSNPVDIDLIPTSGIDRIEILKDSAAAQYGTDAIAGVINIQLAEKEGLSGDFTYGTLYSANGKPDSWKGTIRYGTKIGDDGGFLTVSGDIRKRGGAWWNLPATDTNLYGLPAGRTIDQVVATSGLTRAQVEANVAAANVRNAAWNRDGAHNGDPQIEAFNLGYNAQLPVTENVTLYSFGTYGERDAQIGNNFRRPNSTANFTALFPDGYYPLNNIDETDFQFVGGLKGTLAGWDYDLSSSFGRDASRQFSKLSIRPSLGPTSPTNWPNLANFEFRQWTHNVDLHREFDIGLARPLQVSVGGEYRLDRFRTFAGDPLAYQPATYTFRPGDQQYDWNVGRIASPVVQGAIVLSPADEADISRKVYAAYVDLSIYPLDAWYIGAALRAEHYSDGSGSPIGLKLNSRYEFSPTLALRGTVGTGFRAPSLTQIGYAQTDGRTSSFFNAETGQTELRPTVAKLVTADSTVGQLLGAKPLKAEKTWNAGLGLVFTPLPSLSITLDGYYIKIKDRIERTGRLFGTGISAILAANGLSDIEQAEYFINAADTETKGFDLVADYATGLGDFGKLGVTFAFNYSRTKVTDIVATPSQLFGANGASLLGAGSVFFGGDKIGELEVLQPRTKLVSTLNWSRGIFGVSITNTRYGKYTQRTAAGDDRYFGAKIITDASISAKVTDFATLSVGATNLFDVRPETNGPGNPQTGQGYYGPSPFNPAGGYYYGRIALAF; encoded by the coding sequence ATGAAAACCGTCGCCCGCTATCTTTCCTCTACAGCGCTTGCAGCTGTCGCTTTCGGTGTCGCACCTGCGGCGGCGCAGACCGCTATCGCCCCGCAGGTGGCGGCCGACGCGGCGGCCGACGCCGGGACGATCATCGTCACCGGCGTCCGCGGTGCGCCCCGGACCGTGGCGGAAAGCCCGGCTCCGATCGACGTCGTCGGCGCGGATAAGCTCCAGGCGACGGGATCGGCCGAATTTGGCGAAGCGCTGTCGAAACTGCTGCCCTCGCTCAATTTCGGCTCGACCCATGCCGGCGTCTTTTCGATCGGCCGTCCCGTCACCAATCGCGGCCTGGCCCCGGCCTATACGCTGGTGCTGGTCAACGGAAAGCGCCGCCACAATGGGGCGTTCCTCAGCAATTCGACCGCCGATACATCGGGGTCCAACCCGGTCGATATCGACCTCATCCCGACCAGCGGCATCGACCGGATCGAAATACTCAAGGACAGCGCCGCCGCCCAATATGGCACGGACGCGATCGCGGGCGTCATCAACATCCAACTGGCCGAAAAGGAAGGGCTGAGCGGCGACTTCACCTATGGCACGCTCTATTCGGCCAATGGCAAGCCGGACAGCTGGAAGGGCACGATCCGCTACGGCACGAAGATCGGCGACGATGGCGGTTTCCTCACCGTCAGCGGCGACATCCGCAAGCGCGGCGGCGCGTGGTGGAATCTGCCCGCGACCGACACCAACCTTTATGGCCTGCCCGCAGGCCGCACCATCGATCAGGTCGTGGCGACCAGCGGCCTGACTCGCGCGCAGGTGGAAGCAAACGTCGCCGCCGCAAACGTCCGCAACGCGGCGTGGAACCGCGACGGCGCGCATAATGGCGACCCGCAGATCGAGGCGTTCAACCTGGGCTACAACGCCCAACTGCCGGTGACCGAGAATGTCACCCTCTACAGCTTCGGCACCTATGGTGAGCGCGACGCCCAGATCGGCAACAACTTCCGTCGGCCCAACAGCACCGCCAATTTCACGGCGCTGTTTCCCGATGGCTATTATCCGCTCAACAATATTGACGAAACGGATTTCCAGTTCGTCGGCGGGCTGAAAGGGACGTTGGCGGGCTGGGACTATGATCTCTCCTCCTCCTTCGGCCGCGACGCCAGCCGCCAGTTTTCGAAACTCTCCATCCGCCCCTCGCTTGGTCCCACCAGTCCCACCAACTGGCCCAATCTCGCCAATTTCGAATTTCGCCAATGGACCCATAATGTCGACCTGCATCGGGAATTCGACATAGGCCTGGCCCGGCCGCTCCAGGTTTCGGTCGGTGGCGAATACAGGCTTGATCGCTTCCGCACCTTCGCCGGCGATCCGTTGGCCTATCAACCCGCGACCTACACCTTCCGGCCGGGCGACCAGCAATATGACTGGAATGTCGGCCGTATCGCCTCGCCGGTGGTGCAGGGCGCGATCGTCCTGTCGCCCGCCGACGAAGCCGATATCAGCCGCAAGGTTTATGCCGCTTATGTCGACCTCAGCATCTATCCGCTCGACGCCTGGTATATCGGCGCCGCCCTCCGCGCCGAACATTATAGCGACGGGTCGGGCAGTCCGATCGGCCTGAAGCTCAACAGCCGCTATGAATTCAGCCCAACGCTCGCCCTTCGTGGTACGGTGGGCACCGGCTTCCGCGCGCCCTCGCTGACGCAGATCGGCTATGCCCAGACGGACGGCCGCACCTCCTCCTTCTTCAACGCCGAAACCGGCCAGACCGAACTGCGCCCCACTGTCGCCAAGCTGGTGACGGCGGACAGCACGGTCGGCCAATTGCTGGGCGCCAAGCCGCTCAAAGCGGAAAAGACCTGGAATGCAGGCCTCGGCCTCGTCTTCACGCCGTTGCCTTCGCTCTCCATCACGCTCGACGGCTATTATATCAAGATCAAGGATCGGATCGAACGCACCGGTCGCCTGTTCGGCACCGGCATTTCCGCGATCCTCGCCGCCAACGGCCTGTCGGACATCGAGCAGGCGGAATATTTCATCAATGCCGCCGACACCGAAACGAAGGGCTTCGACCTCGTCGCCGATTATGCGACCGGCCTCGGCGATTTCGGCAAGCTGGGCGTCACCTTCGCCTTCAACTACAGCAGGACGAAGGTCACCGACATCGTCGCCACGCCGTCCCAGCTGTTCGGCGCCAATGGCGCGTCGCTGCTCGGCGCAGGCTCTGTCTTCTTCGGCGGCGACAAGATCGGCGAACTCGAAGTGCTCCAGCCCCGCACCAAGCTGGTCAGCACCCTGAACTGGTCCAGGGGCATCTTCGGCGTCAGCATCACCAACACCCGCTACGGCAAATATACGCAGCGCACCGCCGCGGGCGACGATCGCTATTTCGGCGCGAAGATCATCACCGACGCCAGCATCAGCGCGAAGGTGACGGATTTCGCGACCCTGTCCGTCGGCGCCACAAACCTGTTCGACGTCCGTCCCGAAACCAACGGACCGGGCAATCCCCAAACGGGCCAAGGCTATTATGGCCCGTCGCCCTTCAATCCCGCAGGCGGTTATTATTATGGGCGCATCGCTCTTGCTTTCTGA
- a CDS encoding LLM class flavin-dependent oxidoreductase encodes MSVKFIGYIGFNNGSETQAAVRSRVLDTDYVNAAAKAQEEGGFDRVLIPFGSNSPESQIVAAHAAAITTKLGFLVAHRPGFTQPTVAARQLATLDQLSGGRVAVHIITGGADEEMARDGDTKTVKAERYARTDEYLNILRQEWTQAKPFDHQGTYYDIRQAFSAIKPDNLPVFFGGSSDEAIDVAGRHADVYALWGETLEAVQDTVRAVRKSASRYGRDPGFSLSLRPVIADTEEAAWKLAAEIEEQVRENRVAAGLPITGHRPPNVGALRLLETASANRQDKRLWTGVAALTGAAGNSTGLVGTPEQVADAMLDYYDIGIDHFLIRGFDPLADSILYGRELLPVVRRKVAERDAASFALAG; translated from the coding sequence ATGAGCGTCAAGTTCATCGGCTATATCGGTTTCAACAACGGGTCCGAAACGCAGGCTGCCGTGCGCAGCCGCGTGCTCGACACCGACTATGTCAACGCGGCGGCCAAAGCGCAGGAAGAGGGCGGCTTCGACCGCGTCCTCATCCCCTTCGGGTCCAACAGCCCGGAAAGCCAGATCGTCGCGGCGCATGCCGCAGCCATCACCACGAAACTGGGCTTCCTGGTTGCCCATCGCCCCGGCTTTACCCAGCCGACCGTGGCAGCGCGCCAGCTTGCCACGCTCGACCAGCTGTCGGGCGGCCGCGTCGCGGTCCACATCATCACCGGCGGCGCGGATGAGGAAATGGCGCGCGACGGCGACACCAAGACGGTGAAGGCGGAACGCTATGCCCGCACGGATGAGTATCTCAATATCCTTCGCCAGGAATGGACGCAGGCCAAGCCCTTCGACCATCAGGGCACATATTATGACATCCGCCAGGCGTTCAGCGCGATCAAGCCCGACAATCTGCCGGTCTTCTTCGGCGGCTCGTCGGATGAAGCGATCGACGTCGCGGGCCGCCATGCCGATGTTTATGCGCTTTGGGGCGAAACGCTCGAAGCGGTACAGGACACGGTGCGCGCCGTGCGCAAGTCCGCCTCGCGCTATGGCCGCGATCCCGGCTTCTCGCTCTCGCTGCGCCCGGTGATCGCCGATACGGAGGAAGCCGCCTGGAAACTGGCGGCGGAAATCGAGGAACAGGTGCGCGAAAACCGCGTCGCCGCAGGCCTGCCGATCACCGGCCATCGCCCGCCCAATGTCGGCGCGCTGCGCCTGCTGGAAACCGCCAGCGCCAATCGACAGGACAAGCGTCTGTGGACCGGCGTCGCCGCACTGACCGGCGCGGCGGGCAACAGCACCGGCCTGGTCGGCACGCCTGAACAGGTGGCCGACGCCATGCTCGATTATTATGACATCGGCATCGACCATTTCCTGATCCGGGGCTTCGATCCGCTGGCGGACTCGATCCTTTACGGCCGCGAACTGCTGCCCGTGGTGCGTCGCAAGGTCGCCGAACGCGACGCTGCCAGCTTCGCACTGGCGGGCTGA
- a CDS encoding ABC transporter ATP-binding protein: MDARLGFSKVDSAAHPSHPEPVVRLRDFTRRFGANTIIDGLDLDIAPGEFIALLGRSGSGKTTLLRTLAGLDEVRDQDVEVPDSRAVVFQDARLLPWKPVWKNVSLGLKGDKGRDRAEAALKEVGLGHRLDAWPLTLSGGEAQRVALARALVREPQLLLLDEPFAALDALTRYRMHDLVLSLWRRHRPAVLIVTHDVEEAIALADRVLVLDKGRIVAEERITAPRGERASFAGRLREKLLSYLGGDDHGEGVFPFAVAAE; the protein is encoded by the coding sequence ATGGACGCTCGCCTCGGTTTTTCCAAAGTGGACAGTGCTGCCCACCCGTCCCACCCCGAACCCGTCGTGCGCCTGCGCGACTTTACCCGGCGCTTCGGCGCCAACACCATCATCGACGGCCTGGACCTCGATATCGCGCCCGGCGAGTTCATCGCCCTGCTGGGCCGCTCCGGTTCGGGCAAGACCACGCTGCTGCGCACGCTGGCCGGTCTGGACGAAGTGCGCGACCAGGATGTGGAGGTCCCCGACTCCCGCGCCGTCGTGTTTCAGGACGCCCGGCTCCTGCCGTGGAAACCGGTCTGGAAAAATGTCTCGCTGGGCCTGAAGGGCGACAAGGGCCGCGACCGCGCCGAAGCCGCGCTCAAGGAAGTCGGCCTCGGCCATCGCCTCGACGCCTGGCCGCTCACCCTGTCCGGCGGCGAAGCGCAGCGCGTGGCGCTCGCCCGGGCCCTGGTGCGCGAACCGCAACTGCTGCTGCTGGACGAACCTTTCGCCGCGCTCGACGCGCTGACCCGCTACCGCATGCATGATCTGGTGTTGTCGCTCTGGCGCAGGCATCGGCCCGCCGTCCTGATCGTCACCCATGATGTGGAGGAAGCGATCGCGCTGGCCGATCGCGTGCTGGTGCTCGACAAAGGCCGCATCGTCGCCGAAGAACGCATCACCGCGCCGCGCGGCGAGCGCGCGAGCTTCGCTGGCCGCCTGCGGGAAAAACTGCTCTCCTATCTGGGCGGCGACGATCATGGCGAGGGCGTGTTTCCCTTCGCGGTCGCCGCCGAATGA
- a CDS encoding LysR substrate-binding domain-containing protein — protein MPVNLPTNLLRSFVAIVDTGSMLNASEQVFVTQSALSLQIKRLEELVQQTLFLREGRRLNLTSAGTVLLDYARRVLLLHDEAVAAVSAGRFAGPARIGMVQDFADTLLTGLLSRFAELHPDAQIYARVAGTAELQALLDRRELDIVLGFAAPNDAHAVTVAPMAWYGDPALVDREIIPLAVLEEPCRFREAAIRALEDAGLQWRITVETPNLATLKAAVGAGLGITCRTHLFLDDSAALEDERLPALPRVAAILRSGEKLDKAAHRLAELARETVLAL, from the coding sequence GTGCCGGTCAATCTGCCGACCAACTTGCTGCGCAGCTTTGTCGCCATCGTCGACACCGGGTCGATGCTCAATGCGTCGGAACAGGTGTTCGTGACGCAATCTGCCCTGAGCCTTCAGATCAAGCGGCTGGAGGAACTGGTGCAACAGACGCTGTTCCTGCGGGAGGGACGTCGGCTCAACCTGACGTCGGCGGGCACGGTGCTGCTCGATTATGCCCGACGGGTGTTGCTGCTGCACGACGAGGCGGTGGCCGCGGTGAGCGCGGGGCGCTTTGCCGGTCCGGCGCGTATCGGAATGGTGCAGGATTTTGCCGACACATTGCTGACCGGCCTGCTGTCGCGCTTCGCCGAACTGCATCCGGATGCGCAAATCTATGCGCGGGTGGCGGGCACGGCGGAATTGCAGGCCCTGCTGGATCGGCGTGAGCTGGACATAGTGCTGGGCTTTGCTGCGCCCAATGACGCGCATGCCGTGACGGTCGCGCCGATGGCCTGGTATGGCGACCCGGCGCTGGTCGATCGCGAGATCATTCCGCTGGCCGTGCTGGAGGAGCCGTGCCGTTTTCGCGAAGCGGCGATCCGGGCGCTGGAAGATGCGGGGCTGCAATGGCGCATCACCGTGGAGACGCCCAATCTGGCGACGCTGAAGGCAGCCGTGGGCGCCGGACTGGGCATTACCTGCCGCACCCATCTGTTTCTGGACGATAGCGCCGCACTGGAGGATGAACGCTTGCCCGCGCTGCCGCGCGTGGCGGCGATCCTGCGATCCGGCGAGAAACTGGATAAGGCCGCCCATCGTCTGGCCGAACTGGCGCGGGAAACGGTGCTGGCGCTTTAA
- a CDS encoding D-isomer specific 2-hydroxyacid dehydrogenase family protein, whose protein sequence is MSLIIASQLDAEFNRGLGQHPIAPILIDVADDEPWSAASEADVLLVRPTPAWRQSAVMRPPAWPGRLKWVYSASAGIDFYPPWLLDAPIVTCGRGVASDEIADYVVAAIYAYAKNLEAITARSRAEWINVPLGRVSGTTIGIVGLGAIGQAVARRGLALGAQVLGLRRTGAQSGISGVEHVGDIETLVARADHIIIAVPATPQTYRLFDAALLAKVKPGAHIINVARGSVIDQDALIQALDAEGGPGFATLDVTDPEPLPEGHPLYSHPLVRLTPHVSSNHTLVRHRLLEKMRDDISRFARGEAPSDIVDPARGY, encoded by the coding sequence ATGTCGCTCATCATCGCCAGCCAGCTGGACGCAGAATTCAACCGTGGCCTTGGCCAGCATCCGATCGCACCCATATTGATCGACGTCGCGGACGACGAACCGTGGAGCGCGGCCAGCGAAGCGGACGTCCTTCTGGTACGACCGACGCCCGCCTGGCGGCAATCTGCGGTGATGCGTCCACCCGCGTGGCCCGGCCGACTGAAATGGGTCTATAGCGCGTCCGCCGGGATCGACTTCTATCCCCCATGGTTGCTCGACGCGCCGATCGTTACCTGCGGGCGCGGCGTCGCGTCGGACGAGATCGCCGATTATGTCGTCGCCGCTATCTATGCCTATGCCAAAAATCTAGAAGCGATCACCGCGCGGTCCCGTGCGGAATGGATCAACGTCCCGCTCGGCCGTGTGTCCGGTACGACCATCGGCATAGTCGGCCTCGGCGCGATCGGCCAGGCCGTGGCCCGGCGCGGTCTGGCGTTGGGCGCGCAAGTCCTGGGCTTGCGCCGCACCGGCGCGCAGTCGGGGATCAGCGGCGTCGAACATGTCGGTGACATCGAAACGCTCGTGGCGCGCGCCGACCATATCATCATTGCTGTGCCCGCCACGCCGCAAACCTATCGGCTGTTCGATGCCGCCCTGCTGGCGAAGGTCAAACCCGGCGCGCACATCATCAATGTCGCGCGCGGCTCGGTGATCGATCAGGACGCCCTGATCCAGGCGCTCGATGCGGAAGGCGGGCCGGGCTTCGCGACGCTGGACGTCACCGATCCCGAACCGTTGCCCGAAGGCCATCCGCTCTACAGCCACCCCCTTGTGCGATTGACCCCGCATGTGTCGAGCAACCACACGCTGGTGCGCCATCGCCTGCTGGAAAAGATGCGCGACGATATCTCCCGCTTCGCGCGCGGCGAAGCGCCGAGCGACATCGTCGATCCCGCACGCGGTTACTGA
- a CDS encoding ABC transporter substrate-binding protein, whose amino-acid sequence MSKKTVVILSASLIAVAGLGLAAATFRGGDDNVLRVANQKGQVRSMMIASGVLKGAPYRVEWSEFPAAQPLLEAVGGGAADLGLAADAPFIFAYQSGSPVKAIGVQALAKQAGEALAILVKNGSPIKSAQDLIGQSVATTRGSIGHHLLLQALERAKIPADKVHVTFLPPGDAKAAFDSGSIDAWAIWTPYTNVAIKEGARAVVDAKDYGLPLYIDIANADSIQPKRALLADFLQREAKAVAWARAHPDQFAQVLAKETGLPLDIARASFDRNNRIAQPIDAKMIAHEQAITARFQKAGLTDGKRDVAQAFDTSFASTQKQ is encoded by the coding sequence ATGTCCAAGAAGACCGTCGTCATCCTGTCGGCGTCCCTTATCGCGGTGGCGGGCCTCGGCCTTGCCGCCGCGACCTTTAGGGGCGGCGATGACAATGTCCTGCGCGTCGCGAACCAGAAGGGGCAGGTCAGATCCATGATGATCGCGTCGGGTGTGCTGAAGGGCGCACCCTATAGGGTCGAATGGTCGGAATTTCCGGCGGCCCAGCCCTTGCTGGAAGCCGTAGGCGGTGGCGCGGCGGATCTTGGCCTGGCCGCCGACGCGCCGTTCATCTTCGCCTATCAAAGCGGCAGCCCGGTCAAGGCGATCGGGGTGCAGGCCCTCGCGAAGCAAGCGGGAGAAGCGCTGGCCATCCTCGTCAAGAACGGATCGCCGATCAAAAGCGCGCAGGATCTGATCGGCCAATCTGTTGCCACCACGCGCGGTTCGATCGGCCATCATCTCCTGCTCCAGGCACTGGAGCGAGCGAAGATACCGGCCGACAAGGTCCATGTCACCTTCCTGCCGCCGGGCGACGCCAAGGCGGCCTTCGACAGCGGCTCGATCGACGCCTGGGCCATCTGGACGCCCTATACCAATGTCGCGATCAAGGAAGGCGCCCGCGCCGTGGTCGACGCCAAGGATTATGGCTTGCCGCTTTATATCGACATCGCCAACGCCGATTCCATTCAGCCCAAGCGCGCGCTACTGGCAGATTTTCTACAACGTGAAGCCAAGGCGGTGGCCTGGGCGCGCGCGCATCCCGATCAGTTCGCGCAGGTGCTGGCAAAGGAAACAGGCCTGCCGTTGGATATCGCCCGCGCCAGCTTCGACCGGAACAACCGCATAGCCCAGCCCATCGACGCAAAGATGATCGCGCACGAACAGGCGATCACCGCTCGTTTCCAGAAGGCGGGCCTGACGGACGGCAAGCGCGACGTGGCGCAGGCCTTCGACACCAGCTTCGCCAGCACGCAGAAACAATAA
- a CDS encoding rhodanese-like domain-containing protein codes for MTIQTLDRIGDRIQTATPQDIRRALLVGSEIAIIDVREEHEFAQGHPLFAAQIPLRRIDAEARWRIPRLATPIIVYDNGEGLAHKAAIRLEGLGYTDVRELDGGLSAWAAAGYELFEDVNSYSKAFGELVEHRRHTPSLAAEDVQALIDEKADIKIVDARRYDEYNTMSIPTGTSVPGAELALRARTIAPDPDTTIIVNCAGRTRSIIGAQSLVNAGVPNKVFALRNGTIGWTLAGQQLETGQTRAAPEVDSAAIEEARVHARDVAYRAGVKRIGWDELAQFQADTDRTLYLYDVRQPREYESGHLPGFRNAQGGQLVQETDHNAPVRGARIVVTDNVGPRADMTASWLAQLGWDVSILDIDWSAVALEKGPDGAPTPRGPEGRYKRPYEGTDNKAAAMQAYLEWEYGLVAQLERDGTHGFTVI; via the coding sequence ATGACTATTCAGACCCTTGATCGCATCGGCGACCGTATCCAGACCGCCACCCCGCAGGACATCCGCCGCGCCCTGCTCGTCGGGAGCGAGATCGCCATCATCGACGTGCGCGAAGAGCATGAATTTGCGCAGGGCCATCCTCTCTTCGCCGCGCAGATCCCGCTGCGCCGCATCGATGCGGAGGCGCGCTGGCGCATCCCGCGTCTGGCGACGCCGATCATCGTCTACGACAATGGCGAAGGACTGGCGCACAAGGCCGCCATAAGGCTCGAGGGATTGGGCTATACCGATGTCCGCGAACTGGACGGGGGCCTGTCCGCCTGGGCGGCGGCCGGTTACGAACTGTTCGAAGACGTCAACAGCTACAGCAAGGCGTTCGGCGAACTGGTCGAACATCGCCGCCATACGCCCAGTCTTGCGGCGGAAGATGTGCAGGCGCTGATCGACGAAAAGGCTGATATCAAGATCGTCGACGCCCGCCGCTACGACGAATATAACACGATGAGCATCCCCACCGGCACCAGCGTGCCGGGCGCGGAACTGGCGCTGCGCGCGCGCACGATCGCGCCTGATCCCGACACCACCATCATCGTCAACTGCGCCGGTCGCACCCGCTCCATCATCGGTGCGCAGTCGCTGGTCAATGCCGGCGTTCCCAACAAAGTGTTCGCGCTGCGCAACGGCACGATCGGCTGGACGCTGGCGGGTCAGCAATTGGAAACCGGCCAGACCCGCGCCGCGCCCGAAGTCGATAGCGCCGCGATCGAGGAAGCGCGCGTTCATGCCCGCGACGTCGCCTATCGCGCAGGTGTCAAGCGCATCGGCTGGGACGAACTCGCACAGTTCCAGGCGGATACCGACCGCACCCTCTATCTCTACGACGTGCGCCAGCCGCGCGAATATGAAAGCGGCCATCTGCCCGGCTTCCGCAATGCGCAGGGCGGCCAGTTGGTGCAGGAAACCGACCATAATGCCCCGGTGCGTGGCGCGCGCATCGTCGTCACCGACAATGTCGGCCCGCGCGCGGACATGACCGCGTCCTGGCTGGCCCAACTGGGCTGGGACGTGTCGATCCTCGACATCGACTGGTCCGCGGTCGCGCTGGAAAAGGGGCCGGACGGCGCACCCACGCCACGCGGACCGGAGGGGCGCTATAAGCGGCCCTACGAAGGCACGGACAACAAGGCCGCTGCGATGCAGGCCTATCTCGAATGGGAATATGGCCTCGTCGCCCAGCTGGAGCGCGACGGCACCCACGGCTTTACCGTCATCTGA